The following proteins come from a genomic window of Miscanthus floridulus cultivar M001 chromosome 2, ASM1932011v1, whole genome shotgun sequence:
- the LOC136540043 gene encoding protein high chlorophyll fluorescent 107-like, whose protein sequence is MAMRLLSPSTPPPLFPSPGPKAPASVSASSSSNSSVRLRRARAASAAAGAAAAGGSDRDGGRFEGEAMSGAVDRGLAEIARKVPPFEPAADGELAAAAGERPLPINLELCLYRVKVHTRKFEFPEAEKLLDKCISFWPEDGRPYVALGKLYSKQSRYDKARAVYERGCQATQGENPYIWQCWAVLESKSGNIRRARELFDASTVADAKHIAAWHGWAILEIKQGNIKKARNLLGKALKYCGGNEYIYQTLALLEAKAERIEQARTLFEQATQSNPKSCASLLAWAQVEMRAGNKAMARKLFEKAVQASPKNRFSWHVWALFEANEGSIDRARKLLKIGHAVNPRDPVILQSLALLEYNFSSANVARVLFRKASQIDPRHQPVWIAWGWMEWKEGNARTARALYQRALSVNSTNGCAARCLQAWGVLEQRAGNYTAARRLLRSSLSINSQSEVTLMTWATLEEEQGDPVRAEEIRNLYFQQRTEVVDDASWVMGFLDIIDPALDSVKKLLNLDQPSRPTRQDDVKSTARSSAAGESSETSAAVGLDSSGLTSNDAGNNGSEATGTPTSDFDLDGFIKKRLALNPAELDAVLEGSDPRGVVSQRRKQRLPRKPLPLLPVP, encoded by the exons ATGGCGATGCGGCTCCTGTCCCCCTCCACGCCGCCCCCACTCTTCCCGAGCCCCGGCCCGAAGGCACCCGCCTCCGTCTCCGCATCATCTTCCTCCAACTCCTCCGTCCGCTTGCGCCGCGCGCGCGCGGCGTCTGCAGCGGCTGGCGCGGCCGCGGCGGGCGGGTCCGACCGGGACGGCGGACGCTTCGAGGGGGAGGCGATGAGCGGGGCAGTCGACAGGGGCCTCGCGGAGATCGCGAGGAAGGTACCGCCCTTCGAGCCCGCAGCGGACGGGGAGCTCGCCGCCGCGGCCGGCGAGCGGCCGCTGCCTATCAATCTCGAGCTCTGCCTCTACCGCGTCAAAGTGCACACCAGGAAGTTCGAGTTCCCTGAAGCAGAGAAGCTTCTCGACA AATGTATCTCATTCTGGCCGGAAGACGGACGTCCGTATGTGGCATTGGGGAAGCTGTACAGCAAGCAGTCAAGGTATGACAAAGCTAGAGCGGTGTACGAAAGGGGATGCCAAGCAACGCAAGGCGAAAACCCATACATTTGGCAG TGCTGGGCAGTCCTAGAAAGCAAGAGTGGAAATATTCGAAGGGCACGCGAGCTATTTGATGCTTCTACTGTGGCTGATGCAAAGCACATTGCTGCTTGGCACGGGTGGGCAATTTTAGAAATAAAGCAAGGAAATATAAAAAAGGCGCGGAACCTACTTGGGAAAGCCCTGAAATATTGTGGAGGAAATGAGTATATTTACCAAACTCTTGCTTTGCTTGAAGCTAAAGCAGAGCGCATTGAACAAGCACGGACTTTGTTCGAGCAAGCCACTCAATCCAATCCGAAAAGTTGTGCAAGCTTGCTA GCTTGGGCTCAGGTAGAAATGCGTGCAGGAAACAAAGCCATGGCCAGAAAGCTCTTTGAGA AGGCTGTCCAGGCTAGTCCTAAAAACCGTTTCTCATGGCATGTTTGGGCACTAtttgaggcaaatgaaggtagtaTTGACAGGGCAAGGAAGTTGCTTAAGATTGGACATGCTGTAAATCCTAGGGACCCTGTAATTCTCCAGTCACTTGCACTGCTGGAATACAACTTTTCATCTGCTAATGTTGCTCGTGTGTTATTCAGAAAAGCATCTCAGATTGATCCAAGGCATCAGCCAGTTTGGATA GCTTGGGGGTGGATGGAATGGAAAGAAGGAAATGCAAGAACAGCAAGGGCCCTCTATCAAAGAGCTTTGTCAGTTAATTCAACAAATGGATGTGCTGCTCGTTGTCTTCAG GCTTGGGGAGTCCTAGAACAGCGTGCTGGTAACTACACGGCTGCCAGAAGATTGTTGAGGTCTTCGCTGAGTATAAACTCTCAAAGTGAGGTGACATTGATGACATGGGCAACACTTGAGGAGGAACAGGGGGATCCAGTTCGAGCTGAAGAAATTCGGAACCTTTACTTTCAGCAG CGTACTGAAGTTGTGGATGATGCCTCATGGGTCATGggcttcctcgacatcatcgaCCCTGCCCTAGACAGCGTGAAGAAGCTGCTAAACCTAGATCAGCCTTCTAGGCCGACGAGGCAAGATGATGTTAAAAGCACTGCCAGGAGTTCTGCAGCTGGGGAGTCTTCAGAAACTTCTGCGGCTGTAGGTTTAGATTCCTCTGGCCTTACGAGCAATGATGCTGGTAACAACGGGAGCGAAGCAACGGGGACTCCAACAAGTGATTTCGATTTGGATGGTTTCATCAAAAAGAGGTTGGCCCTCAACCCGGCGGAGCTGGATGCCGTGCTCGAGGGCTCTGACCCGAGGGGTGTTGTTTCTCAGAGGAGGAAACAGCGGCTGCCCAGGAAGCCACTCCCTCTTCTCCCTGTCCCGTAA